The following coding sequences are from one Lolium rigidum isolate FL_2022 chromosome 6, APGP_CSIRO_Lrig_0.1, whole genome shotgun sequence window:
- the LOC124667452 gene encoding Holliday junction resolvase MOC1, chloroplastic-like, producing MNALRSTALRRSTLHWDAAASFFSPPFRSRRCRCRLLAPPAAALPAKSRSRARAKLLADVAAADPWLASLSLLPADDGNGDAAPAPTGWALGIDPDTRGAIAVLSPDGSSQVFDNPFVHIMVSEFTRKRLDTKSIIQLLRGLDAPPGTTAYIEKSSPFPTDGKLGWWSTGFSYGLWIASLVASGFSVVPVASQTWKAYFGLTRSESPKDDSRQAATILFPDMALSLKLKKHHGRAEALLLAAYGKGLVLPPDKFIKTQRVLKHEPSLTLTGRTD from the exons ATGAACGCCCTCCGCTCTACCGCCCTCCGCCGCTCCACCCTGCACTgggacgccgccgcctccttcttctccccgccCTTCCGCtctcgccgctgccgctgccgcctgcTGGCCCCTCCGGCCGCGGCGCTGCCCGCCAAGTCCCGCTCCAGGGCCCGGGCCAAGCTCCTAGCGGACGTGGCGGCCGCGGACCCCTGGCTCGCCTCCCTCTCCCTACTCCCGGCCGACGACGGCAACGGcgacgccgcccccgcccccaccggCTGGGCGCTTGGGATCGATCCCGACACCCGCGGCGCCATCGCTGTCCTCTCCCCCGACGGATCCTCTCAG GTGTTCGATAACCCGTTCGTGCACATAATGGTGTCGGAGTTCACCCGGAAGCGCCTGGACACCAAGTCCATCATCCAACTTCTCCGTGGCCTTGATGCGCCTCCCG GAACTACTGCGTATATTGAGAAATCAAGTCCATTTCCAACTGACGGGAAACTG GGATGGTGGAGTACAGGTTTCTCGTATGGCTTGTGGATTGCTTCTCTAGTGGCATCTGGGTTTTCTGTTGTACCTGTCGCATCACAGACATGGAAAGCTTACTTTGGGCTAACTCGAAGTGAATCACCTAAG GATGATAGCAGACAAGCTGCTACAATACTGTTCCCGGATATGGCTCTATCCCTGAAGTTGAAGAAACATCATG GACGAGCAGAGGCTCTTCTGTTAGCCGCCTATGGAAAAGGACTCGTGCTACCACCAGACAAGTTCATCAAAACACAAAGAGTACTCAAGCATGAACCCAGCTTGACATTGACGGGGAGGACCGATTGA